CTTCATTTCCAGGATTATCTTGCCCTCTTTGAAGCGGCAGAAAAGGAGAAGATTCCTGTCAAGATGGGAATCGAGATGGATTATGTTCCGGGAAAAGAGAGGGAGATCGAGGAGTTCATCTCCCGGTATCCCTTTGATTATGTGATCGGATCGGTCCATTGGATCGGAGATTGGGGGATTGACCTGGCGGCCTATCGGGATGAGTATGAGAAGCGGGACATCTATGAGGTGTACCGGGCCTATTTTGATCAGGTGGTTACCTTGGCAGAATCCCGTCTTTTTCAGTTTGTAGGCCATATTGACCTGGTGAAGATCTTTAATTACCGCCCCACCGATCAAGCCTTTTTGGAAGGGGAGTATGACCGGGTGGTGAGGGCGCTCTCCCGTTCCGGAACCAGCATCGAGATTAGCACCGCCGGACTCCGTAAACCGGTGGGAGAGATCTATCCCGATCCGCTTCTCCTGAAGAAGTGCTTTGAAGCCGGCGTGACCATCGTCCTTTCCTCCGATGCCCATGAACCGCAGCATGTGGGGTACGAATATGGAAAAGCGGTGGAACTAGCCCGCTCGGTGGGCTATACGGAAGTGCAGGTCTTTACCCGGAAGAAGAAGTCTGCCTATCCTCTGGGATAATGAGGCTCCTCTTCTCCAAAGAAGTATTTCCTCTTCGGAATGCTTTACGAGTGAGATCAAAATCCGCCTGATTTTTCTTGACATTTTATGTACAGCCTGCTATGATTCTTTCATAAAATAAAAACGATTTGGAAACGAGATACAGACGAAAGCGGCAATGAGGAAGAGAGTATCTTCTTCCTTACCCTTTCAGAGAGCCCGGGTAGGTGAGAGCGGGTAAGGGAGGAAGAGGTGAAAATCACTTCCGAGCAGCTGATCGAACAGAGAAGGTTTTTTTAGAGTACACCTTTTCCAGTAGATTCAGACGTTTCATCGCCCGTTACCGCGATGCCGGCATTTTACGTCGGAGTGAGCTTCCCTGGGTTGAGGGAAAGCAGGGTGGTACCGCGGCAAAGTCCGTCCCTACGTGGGGCGGCTTTTTCATTTTAGGGATAGGAGAAAAAAGAGAATAAGGAGAGAGAACCATGGAAAACCAAGCACGACTCCCTCAAACCACTCCCCCCGTTTTCCTGTACGATACAACCTTACGGGACGGGGCACAGAGCGCAGGAATTCATTTTACCCTTCAAGATAAACTGCGCATTTTGAAGCTGCTCGATTCCTTCGGTGTGCATTATATTGAAGGGGGATGGCCTGGAGCGAATCCAAAGGATGTGGCATTCTTTCAGGAAGCAAAAAATGTAAAACTGAAAAATTCCCAACTGGTCGCATTCGGGAGCACATGCCGGGTTGGTCTAGCTCCGGAAGAGGATCCCATGCTTAAGGGGCTATTGGAGGCGGAAACAGAGATGATTACTATCTTTGGGAAAAGTTGGGATCTCCATGTGGCTCATGCGCTTCACACGACCCTAGACGAGAATCTTCGGATCATTGAAGAAAGTATACGTTTTTTAAAGAAAAAAGGTCGTCAGGTAATGTATGACGCGGAACATTTCTTTGACGGGTACCGAAACAATCCGGATTATGCTTTAAAAACCATCGAGGCGGCCGTTTCTGGAGGAGCCGATTGGATTATTCTTTGTGATACGAACGGAGGGGCGCTTCCTTGGGAGATCGAGGAGATTGTCTCTCAGGTGAATCGCCGTTTGACGACCCCGTTGGGGGTTCATCTGCATAATGATGGGGGGATGGCAGTGGCGAGCTCCTTGACCGCTGTCCGTGCAGGGGCCCGACAGGTACAGGGAACGGTAAACGGGTATGGAGAACGATGCGGGAACGCCGACCTGGTTCCTTTGATCGCCAACCTGGTGTTGAAGATGGGCATTCCGGTCTTGGAGCGGGAGAAGCTCCAATCTTTAACGCATTTATCGAGAAGCGTGAGTGAGATCGCCAATCGCCGGTTGGATGAAGGGCACCCTTTCGTGGGGAGAAATGCGTTTGCTCATAAAGCAGGGGTCCATGTAAATGCCTTGCGAAAGAAGCGGGAAACGTATGAACATATTCCTCCCGAATGGGTGGGCAACGAACGGCGCATCGTAGTCTCCGACCAAGCGGGTGGTTCAAACATTCTGGAGCAAGAAGCCCTTGGGGATCTCGATCCCCAGGTGGCAAAAATCCTTGCGGGAGATGTGAAACGTTTGGAACATGAAGGCTACTCGTTTGAAGAGGCAGAAGGGAGTCTGGAACTTCTGCTCTACGCCCGGGAAGGGGAGGAGTTTCCATTTACTCTCGAAAGTTTTCGTGTCACCTTGGAAAAGCGAAGAGAGGAGAAGGCGCTCTCTGAGGCGACGATCAAGCTCCGGGTAGGTGATTCCGTCGTTCATACGGCTGCGGAGGGAAATGGACCGGTCAATGCATTGGACAATGCCTTGCGGAAAGCATTGACCAGCTTCTTCCCGGAATTGGAGTCGTGCCGTCTAACGGATTATAAAGTGCG
The DNA window shown above is from Thermicanus aegyptius DSM 12793 and carries:
- the cimA gene encoding citramalate synthase, with translation MENQARLPQTTPPVFLYDTTLRDGAQSAGIHFTLQDKLRILKLLDSFGVHYIEGGWPGANPKDVAFFQEAKNVKLKNSQLVAFGSTCRVGLAPEEDPMLKGLLEAETEMITIFGKSWDLHVAHALHTTLDENLRIIEESIRFLKKKGRQVMYDAEHFFDGYRNNPDYALKTIEAAVSGGADWIILCDTNGGALPWEIEEIVSQVNRRLTTPLGVHLHNDGGMAVASSLTAVRAGARQVQGTVNGYGERCGNADLVPLIANLVLKMGIPVLEREKLQSLTHLSRSVSEIANRRLDEGHPFVGRNAFAHKAGVHVNALRKKRETYEHIPPEWVGNERRIVVSDQAGGSNILEQEALGDLDPQVAKILAGDVKRLEHEGYSFEEAEGSLELLLYAREGEEFPFTLESFRVTLEKRREEKALSEATIKLRVGDSVVHTAAEGNGPVNALDNALRKALTSFFPELESCRLTDYKVRVLEGSDGTGATVRVLIRTHDGENSWGTVGVSENIIEASWEALLASLSIPLMRKKRKSGKVEISAEKENAV
- a CDS encoding histidinol-phosphatase HisJ family protein — translated: MLTDYHVHLHESKGITLDWLKEYVEVARQRGIGDLGISEHAYFFQETKEILVNDWANRRRSLHFQDYLALFEAAEKEKIPVKMGIEMDYVPGKEREIEEFISRYPFDYVIGSVHWIGDWGIDLAAYRDEYEKRDIYEVYRAYFDQVVTLAESRLFQFVGHIDLVKIFNYRPTDQAFLEGEYDRVVRALSRSGTSIEISTAGLRKPVGEIYPDPLLLKKCFEAGVTIVLSSDAHEPQHVGYEYGKAVELARSVGYTEVQVFTRKKKSAYPLG